A single genomic interval of Daucus carota subsp. sativus chromosome 1, DH1 v3.0, whole genome shotgun sequence harbors:
- the LOC108214776 gene encoding uncharacterized protein LOC108214776, with product MENSSKLSADSSSSKFDNLTEISSSDVVVVDEGGGDVGVHKNKSIVDPFLSGSLSKNLSIHESCFSCGYEGEISADRSSGKYENLTENRSRDVVVETEIRSPDVVVEDEEGDYVPGQDYAFTNVRCEPVVDFLHARVFTDTPQVYGYIRIIDLQNSKTFPAYDRHRFESPQRLYPSLPLGNFLQLSGPDYIPTLNEPMVAVGINTVETGDVIAHGQQHLSKSTEFTSTTDDAFEKLYTLTFQDEALAGDRVELQCVAFTFGVYACVQVVLCHDDYPESDDHLSDENDDESDENDDEQSRIELFGLIYAKCKPMLLSEHDYKNYMFNVPKEERVRVGFGRQIVLSKDLVVVPAYSDLEISLELKGFEDDDFVVKGSVCFEPSNFHAGWKQVRGRNGCYVDVQVTWQKPSLLNRPWCKEDTISSAFYMGDGPITLASHLLEVFSLFIARPNGKEVNMYGSVDIYCTDGWCNIFCREKDDAYFMSRGCNLLPLKGPERAPRPGMMFSISVDLRDVDGHVKIKGIIESSVGLDERQKPWFDRRLYSVVKMKGKKEKSFVAVHYTMFSYAVQAVVEVCLVWKRRSSAHVNIYGDIIASYDKEVLYSTPYDKKFFKRVLFTSKKANPLEVLFTGKEAHSLEREEKFVLTKNLVAVPMTSSLLAEVNLSFQTAESTCHVAKIVKFRFEDSMMIIPSDDVDICIAVAWKGFPYR from the exons AtggaaaattcatcaaaattatCTGCTGATAGCTCGTCGAGTAAATTCGATAATTTAACAGAAATTAGCTCCTCCGATGTGGTTGTGGTTGATGAAGGAGGTGGTGATGTGGGAGTTCACAAAAACAAATCCATAGTTGACCCTTTCCTTAGTGGTTCTTTAAGTAAAAACTTATCCATACATGAATCGTGTTTTTCATGTGGGTATGAGGGCGAAATATCTGCTGATAGGTCGTCgggtaaatatgaaaatttaacaGAAAATAGGTCCCGTGATGTCGTTGTGGAAACAGAAATTAGGTCTCCTGATGTGGTTGTGGAAGATGAGGAAGGTGATTATGTGCCGGGTCAAGATTATGCCTTTACTAATGTAAGATGTGAGCCCGTTGTCGACTTTTTACATGCTCGAGTTTTTACTGATACCCCTCAAGTTTATGGTTACATTAGAATTATTGATTTGCAAAACTCTAAAACTTTCCCAGCTTATGACCGACATCGATTTGAATCTCCACAACGCCTTTATCCTTCTTTGCCTCTGGGTAACTTCTTACAATTGTCAGGTCCTGACTATATTCCCACTTTAAATGAACCCATGGTGGCTGTTGGTATAAACACTGTTGAAACAGGTGATGTTATTGCCCATGGTCAACAACATTTAAGTAAATCAACTGAGTTCACATCAACCACCGATGATGCTTTTGAAAAGCTTTATACCCTTACATTTCAAGATGAAGCTCTGGCGGGTGATCGTGTTGAGCTGCAATGTGTGGCTTTTACGTTTGGGGTCTATGCTTGTGTGCAGGTGGTTTTGTGTCATGATGATTATCCTGAAAGTGATGATCATCTATCagatgaaaatgatgatgaatcagatgaaaatgatgatgaacAAAGTCGGATTGAACTTTTTGGTCTCATCTATGCTAAGTGTAAACCAATGCTTCTGTCCGAACAtgactataaaaattatatgtttaatGTGCCAAAAGAAGAGCGTGTGCGGGTCGGATTCGGGAGACAAATTGTCTTGTCCAAAGACCTTGTGGTTGTGCCTGCATATTCAGATCTTGAAATTTCACTTGAACTTAAGGGGTTTGAAGATGATGACTTCGTTGTTAAGGGTAGCGTGTGTTTTGAACCTAGCAATTTTCATGCTGGGTGGAAGCAAGTTCGAGGACGAAATGGATGCTATGTGGATGTACAGGTCACATGGCAGAAACCATCTCTCCTAAACAGGCCTTGGTGTAAGGAGGACACGATTTCTAGTGCCTTTTACATG GGCGACGGTCCCATAACTCTTGCATCACACCTTCTGGAGGTGTTCTCACTATTTATTGCTCGCCCAAATGGTAAGGAGGTGAATATGTATGGATCTGTTGATATTTATTGCACAGATGGCTGGTGTAACATCTTCTGTCGCGAGAAGGATGATGCATACTTCATGTCTCGTGGATGCAACTTATTACCTTTGAAAGGGCCTGAACGAGCTCCTAGACCAGGGATGATGTTTTCCATATCAGTTGATCTTAGAGACGTTGATGGGCATGTTAAAATCAAAGGAATCATCGAATCAAGCGTTGGACTTGATGAACGTCAAAAGCCTTGGTTTGATAGGCGACTTTACTCAGTTGTTAAGATGAAAGGTAAGAAAGAGAAGAGTTTTGTTGCTGTTCATTATACCATGTTCTCCTATGCTGTTCAGGCAGTTGTGGAAGTCTGTCTTGTCTGGAAGCGTAGATCTTCTGCTCATGTCAATATTTATGGGGACATCATTGCTTCCTATGACAAGGAGGTTTTGTACTCCACACCCTATGATAAAAAGTTCTTTAAACGAGTACTATTCACAAGTAAGAAAGCAAACCCCTTGGAAGTACTCTTCACGGGAAAGGAAGCGCACTCCTTAGAAAGAGAGGAGAAATTCGTGCTTACAAAAAATCTGGTAGCTGTACCCATGACTTCCTCGTTGCTTGCCGAAGTAAACCTATCTTTCCAAACTGCTGAAAGTACCTGCCATGTAGCGAAAATTGTGAAGTTTCGGTTTGAAGACTCTATGATGATCATTCCAAGTGATGATGTGGACATTTGTATTGCGGTCGCATGGAAAGGTTTTCCATATCGTTAA